The sequence below is a genomic window from Anopheles cruzii chromosome 3, idAnoCruzAS_RS32_06, whole genome shotgun sequence.
TCTCCCTTCAAGCGACCTGCTCGCTGCTCGTGAGCGACAAGATACGGTTCTTGCTCGAAGAGCACATCTGCTCACTGGACAACGCGGATGTTGCGGAATGCTTCGAACTACCAGCGCGCATTATCGAACACTTCCTGGAGCACCGCTACTTTGCCGGCTTTCTGAAATCGCCCCTGTACTGCCGTTTCATCAGCGAGCTTCTGGGGAAGGTGAAGAGCAACACTATAAACAACggtacgtcgtcgtcgacgtcgggtGTCGGAAAGTTTCCGGACCGGCGGAACAGTGCCGCTACAAGCGCTGGACGccgtggcggccaccgcaaGACACGGTCGGATGTAACGAGCGATAGTAGCGCAAACAGTGGCGGGAACAGTGCGATCATAGGTCGGCGACAAAACTCGGTCACGTTCATCTCGTCGCAAAACACGCTTCTGGCCATGGCCGACACAAGCTTCCAGCGCAATCGGAAGCAGCACACCATGGGCCACCTGGGGGGTAGCGCTGCCAGTCCTCCCGGTGGTGACATGCAGATCGATTCTCGCCATCTGTACAATCCGGACCTGCTCTGGCGGCGCAATTCAGCCGGCAGTGGCGGACTAACGTTCGGGCGCGTCGATGCGCTGGGCCGCTACGAGCGAGACTTTGACATCACCGAACCGCCGGCCGGAGATGATCGATGGAACCGTAACCGAATCAGAAAAGCGGTCCGCAAACTGGTCAACCTGCCGGAAGACAAGGCACAGGAGGAGCTTGCGTGGCAGGTTGCCGAAATGATTGTGAAAGACATTACCAACGTTACCATGAACCATACGACGTGATGGGCAAACCGTGTTACGGAGCGCAGTTCCGGTGCAGTGCACCCTGCGCCATTACTCGCATGTAGATACTCTGGCAAAAGTACACTGACTCACAGAAAGTATTAAATTTTATCCACGACATGACGCTTCCCTAGGGAGTTATTTATTATGTGGCGGCAACCACAGTTACATTGATTGGCCGTGAAGCCGTGAAGCGGCCACCAAGCGCCTAACAAACAAACTCGAAATCTTTTGGAATCGTGAACCTCCAAAAATGCTTTCCATTAGCGGGATTTATGGATGCATAGCGAACATAGGAATATGATTAAAATTGTCGCGAAAATCGCGCTTCGTGCATAGAAATATCGAGCTTTAGTTTTAGCGAGAGAGAAGAGCGAAAATGATTCCTTTCCCGAACGAATCTTACTGCTGCCATCGTGCAGCGAAAACATCCATGAATATCCGTTACATCGTTACATCCGTTATATAGTTAATTTAAGACATGTTTTTACATATATTATTTTCTTCACCCCACTTAGTTTGCAATCGAAGTAACCTTTGAACACTCTAATCTGTAGCAATGCCGTGTTGCAATAAAGTTTGGCAGTTCGATCGAATGAAACAAGGAAACATCAAAGCACTCATCGTCAAAGCGGTGTATTAAGCAAAATTTGAATCCTTTGACTCAAATCAAATCCTGGCGATTCGGTGGCATATTTTATTGGTCGAAATTTTTTGGCAGTAAATAGTAgttaagcagcagcagcagtgccatGATCGGATTTGGAACAgctttttcggttcggaagaAAAGTACAGTACAACGTGTGTGTGACGGTAGGCAGAGTTTTAGTGACAGTAGCTTCCCCAAGCCTACTAACAATCGAGCGCAGAGTACACAGAACGGTGGTTGGAGTGGACGCTGAATGGCCCGAAACGGGATGGTTCGTTTCTTTAGGTTACAATCAAAATTGTACAGCGTATAAGAACATGTTAGATtaggaaataaaatatattttcttaCAATAATCTCCATTCCACTTTCGTCGCAAATTACGCATGTTGGTTACATCGTATATATTTATTCCATGAAGAGTACAAAAGTATAATTTACGACAGGCTTAAAAATCTACCTCTAGCTGGTGGTTTCTAGTTCTAGTAAAAGTTATACATTCATTCTTCGCGCGCTCAATTCCTACGTCCTACTTATGACACCGAGATAATACGGATACGTTAATACTGTGGCGAATACCATATATTTGAAGAGAATGGATGCTGGGGGCGATCTTCTTAAATCCTACGGACAGATACGGAATACTGTTATGTGATGCACAAAAAGGTGAATCGTTGACCCCTTGCCAGTGTTAATAAATGCGGTTTCGAGTGCGGTGGCTTTCGGTGCACACCTTAGTCCTGTGCCGCCTTACGCGCAAACTGGGTGAGGGACGAAATTTCGCTCGGGTTCGAGTCCGATGGTAGATTACTGAACTCGATTTCCTCGCTCATAATGTTCTCTGCAATGGAAAAAGAATACTCATCATCCGCTCCCGTCCCATTCGGACGGGTTgatctcgcgcgcgctcttaCCAGTGGTCTCGTTggttggccactttttgtggCTGGGTGCGTAAAGGACGATCAGCGCGAAGATGTAGATGTTCCACATGCCATACACGCCGGTGAAGAACGCCGAGGTAAACTCTAGGTCGATGGTTTCATCCCACTTCCAGCGGCCCTCCGACACTTGGCCAACAATGAACCCGATTACCGTCAGAGCCGCGCACAGCAGCGTGGCCAGCATGAGAAACTGAAAACGGTAGATTATGCCTTCGTAGTGGAGCCGCCGAGCGGACGACATCGAGGGCAACGAGGTGCGCTTGATGTTGATGTTACAAAACACCTTCCAAATCATGTAGCACAGGAAGACAAAGTAGAGTCCGGCCGAAATGCCCGCCAAAATGATGAAACCAAGCTGCGGGACGAATAGAAATCGTAGAAGATTAtgtcaaaaacacaaaacaccgAACTTACCGCGACGTTGGCCCCAACTTTCGAAACCCAGATCGAGTAGAATGGGTTACGCAGCTGCACCCCACGTTCGCACATGTCGAAGAGAAAGAGTGACACACATCCGACCGCCACGGCACTCAGGTGCTTCCAGTATGTTTTGAGACTCGATTTGTCGCCGGTTTCCTGGATCTAGGGTGGATTAAACGACGAATACAATTATCCTGGCTGGCTACACCGAATGGCCGTGCCACTTACCAGCAGATGCTCGCCGGCAAAAATGAGCCAAAACGATAGCAAGGTGGCATAGAATACTCCCTGGCGAATATCGCCCAACAGTAGCATAAAGGGCATATCGAAGAACAGGGTAAAGTACTCCAGTGGCAGATTGAGGAACGTTAGAGCGCAGCCAAGCGACAGTAACATCACTTCCAGCAGTGCTGGCTTCCGCTGCAGAAGATGGACACGCTGCCAGAACCAGCACATAATGAGAACGATGAAGGGAAGGAATACCGTTTTGAGGGAAACCCAAACTTTCGTAAATCCACCGTTCTGGTAGATCACCGACAGGAGCACGTCTTTGATGTGGCCAATCTCCAGGTTCATCTTACGGTCACTGTCCACCGGGAGGCGCACGTTGAGCAGGTAATAATCGTGATGCAACGAGCCAAGCTCAAACAGCGGTATCGCGTTGCAGTTGTACAGATACTCGTCGGTTACGTGGTCGGCCGTGCAGTCGAGATCGCGTTCCTCCAGCGACGACGCAATGTACTTCCAATCGTGATCACCATCACCCTTATTGCGGTACGCCAGCCGAGCATCGATCGTTATTTTGGTGTGCGGTTTGTGAAGCACATTTGCATCGAATGCTATTTCCGTTTGCAGGACGCCAATTAAATTTTGCTGCCAGCGCGAGTAATCCAACTGTCGGCCTTCGCGGGGCAGCGGCATTTGGAAGACGAACACAATCTGGTTGGCCATCCGCATGTCATCGCTTTCAATGTCGACGCTGTCCAGGCTTTGGCAATGATCTTCACCGCGCGAGTACAGCCACACGCTCGTATCGTTGTGTGACCCCGGAATGTCCTTACAAATCGTGCCCAGGATCGTCTGGACGCTGGCTGGAACCGGTgctgtggaaaaaaaaaattacaatttaaTAGGCCCTAAAATATTGACCCCTTTTTGTAGCATTCCAACAGAAACACAAAGTAGGCATTCCATTGCAATTCAAAAGCCACTACGCACAATCTTGCGCATAGTTGCGCACTGTTCGCCTGTTTTAGCGTACCgtataaaataaacaaagaagCACACTTTCAATGACCTCGCGGCAAGCGTTCAAAGAAATTAACGTCTGGATTCACTCACTCAAATTTATGTGCTTTCCTTCAGGACGAGCACTATTTtgggagccattttttttttttgctccacctTTGCCTACTCACCTATCAGACCACCCAACAAGAAGCACATAAACTGAAGGAACAGTAGGCCTGCCACCAGAATGCTTAGCTTCCTTCCGCTCAGGTTTTCCAGTATAGTTCCCGACATTGTGCCGGTTTGTACCGTTCTTTGtgtcgtttcgttttatgtgGGCGTTTGTGTTCcggaataaaattaaataattaaatccTGGACACCGTCCACCGCGAAATGCACCAAAcaaccagcaccggcactaacgaaagcaaacaaaatcgCTGTGTGCTTTGATCTAGCCGCCTCGATGCATTCCgggcagtgttgccagacGGGTTAGAAAAACATCGCACGACCATTTGTAAACTTTGCAAATGTCAGCCATCGCAACGGTCATCAAGCGGGGAAAAGATCCTTAATTTTAAACTTAACAATAAAGTGTATGCAAAATCACGGCAAAAACAGTCATCGATCGATATAGGAGCTTTTCAGAAAGTAATTTTAATCCATACTCTTCCGCCAGCGAGAGGGTCTCCGTGCGAAACTCGCCACGAACGCCTGCAAAGTGGCGACGAACAATCGGAGATATATTTTATCATTCAATACAAACGATTGGCTGGGCAGTGAGGCGACTGATAAGAAAGGATTATTTCGAACCGTATCGTTACATTCGCAGCATCAACCGGCCTCCGCCGGGACGCAGTGCAAACAAAGCGTCCGTCTCACTCTGCGTTGCGGCTGTCTCTTTTCACTGCCATTGACAGTTTCTCTCATCCGTACGTGGATGACGTGACAAGAGAGAGCAGAGGAGTCGGATTTTGGTCAGCAAACCACCAGCAACTAAACgagccaggccagccagcgaccAGCGGGGCAGGTTTGTGTTGAGGGCAGACGACACGGCAGAAATTGGTAGACGATCGCATTGGTGCTCCGAGTGGGCCTGGAAGAAAATTAGTCTTTCAGTTCCACGGCTCACCGAACCGCACCGTTCGCGGGCAGCCAGCCTGCCTGCTCAGCGGAGTTGGTCGCGACAGACGGTGCAAAAGCCTTCTGAATGACCACCCGATTCGCTAGGGCACACTGTAGTGCAACGCATCCCACCGGAGCTGCCCTCGG
It includes:
- the LOC128272965 gene encoding protein wntless isoform X1; this encodes MSGTILENLSGRKLSILVAGLLFLQFMCFLLGGLIAPVPASVQTILGTICKDIPGSHNDTSVWLYSRGEDHCQSLDSVDIESDDMRMANQIVFVFQMPLPREGRQLDYSRWQQNLIGVLQTEIAFDANVLHKPHTKITIDARLAYRNKGDGDHDWKYIASSLEERDLDCTADHVTDEYLYNCNAIPLFELGSLHHDYYLLNVRLPVDSDRKMNLEIGHIKDVLLSVIYQNGGFTKVWVSLKTVFLPFIVLIMCWFWQRVHLLQRKPALLEVMLLSLGCALTFLNLPLEYFTLFFDMPFMLLLGDIRQGVFYATLLSFWLIFAGEHLLIQETGDKSSLKTYWKHLSAVAVGCVSLFLFDMCERGVQLRNPFYSIWVSKVGANVALGFIILAGISAGLYFVFLCYMIWKVFCNINIKRTSLPSMSSARRLHYEGIIYRFQFLMLATLLCAALTVIGFIVGQVSEGRWKWDETIDLEFTSAFFTGVYGMWNIYIFALIVLYAPSHKKWPTNETTADDEYSFSIAENIMSEEIEFSNLPSDSNPSEISSLTQFARKAAQD
- the LOC128272965 gene encoding protein wntless isoform X2 — translated: MSGTILENLSGRKLSILVAGLLFLQFMCFLLGGLIAPVPASVQTILGTICKDIPGSHNDTSVWLYSRGEDHCQSLDSVDIESDDMRMANQIVFVFQMPLPREGRQLDYSRWQQNLIGVLQTEIAFDANVLHKPHTKITIDARLAYRNKGDGDHDWKYIASSLEERDLDCTADHVTDEYLYNCNAIPLFELGSLHHDYYLLNVRLPVDSDRKMNLEIGHIKDVLLSVIYQNGGFTKVWVSLKTVFLPFIVLIMCWFWQRVHLLQRKPALLEVMLLSLGCALTFLNLPLEYFTLFFDMPFMLLLGDIRQGVFYATLLSFWLIFAGEHLLIQETGDKSSLKTYWKHLSAVAVGCVSLFLFDMCERGVQLRNPFYSIWVSKVGANVALGFIILAGISAGLYFVFLCYMIWKVFCNINIKRTSLPSMSSARRLHYEGIIYRFQFLMLATLLCAALTVIGFIVGQVSEGRWKWDETIDLEFTSAFFTGVYGMWNIYIFALIVLYAPSHKKWPTNETTENIMSEEIEFSNLPSDSNPSEISSLTQFARKAAQD